The following are encoded together in the Oceaniferula flava genome:
- a CDS encoding c-type cytochrome domain-containing protein, with product MHSQHDMPYGILSRVAVAVALAVSSSAHAAPNYEDHVFPIFEKSCTNCHNPDKQKGDLDLTNYSAMMRGGSGGKIAEPGEGADSKLYGVITHTLKPKMPPKGEKLDKKDADVIRAWIDGGLLENKSGKPKKKRKPAFSITAAPTAGKPDGPPPMPSHLLLEPVVQTDRASAVSDMAVSPWAPLLAVTGQRQVLLYNTESLQLVGILPFDQGQPSSLAFHSSGKYLLAGGGIGGKSGTTVTWEIESGKPILTAGKDFDSVLAASLRGDLGGVALGGPGKRVKLWDTGNDQQLVSIKKHTDWVTQLAYSPDGVLLASGGRGGGIYVWEAQTGNEFYELRGHKASITGVAWRSDSNLLATASEDGSVLVWSMKNGKQVKKITAHKGGVLALDWNLNGGGFLVTSGRDKKVKIWKPSFALAKELPAFKSLPTEVAISQDGKRVFVATLTGAITVWDPVTAKQIGSIAANPPSIAQRIKGIQGQLVSLPIQVKEQADAFQQSESTWKSAKEQLAKTEQGHRDAVAKSKQLQAQRSQLDGQLKKIYAQAKEMGKVRDQRHKNVQQARSELSQHSAAITAMQREKQQADQQLKKLIGEEKRLIDQQQKVQKLAEAKPDDSAAQQAAAVAKTKLEQHRQKLASQKKASDEKSTALAKLVDQKKGPGNRLAEADKQWQQVSKQWNDLHAKRKALQEQRTALNAPITETQKNLKSFEQGIKPAKEKLAKAEATMKQRKAAYELAKKQLSRQQQQLHHWQAAAINTEAIVLKQEAEALRNKQHASMDDFTALAKEVASMQDTANLDKVRHRLQQLRSQIDQTAPQALAKQQQAAAKRQQYQQAVEAKMPPNAGKK from the coding sequence ATGCATTCCCAACACGACATGCCCTACGGAATCCTAAGTCGCGTCGCCGTGGCTGTGGCACTGGCGGTTTCGTCCTCGGCGCACGCGGCACCGAACTATGAGGACCACGTGTTTCCCATCTTTGAAAAGTCCTGCACCAACTGCCACAACCCGGACAAACAAAAAGGGGACTTGGATCTCACCAACTACAGCGCGATGATGCGTGGTGGCTCGGGTGGGAAGATTGCCGAACCTGGTGAGGGCGCCGATTCCAAGCTCTACGGCGTGATCACCCACACGCTGAAACCCAAGATGCCACCGAAGGGGGAGAAGCTCGATAAGAAGGATGCCGATGTCATCCGCGCATGGATTGATGGTGGATTGTTAGAAAATAAAAGCGGCAAACCGAAGAAGAAACGTAAACCCGCATTCTCGATCACCGCGGCCCCCACCGCAGGGAAACCTGACGGTCCGCCACCGATGCCGAGCCATCTCTTGTTAGAGCCGGTGGTGCAGACCGATCGTGCCAGCGCCGTGTCCGACATGGCAGTGAGCCCATGGGCGCCGCTGTTAGCCGTCACCGGTCAGCGCCAGGTGCTGCTGTATAACACGGAGAGCCTGCAACTGGTCGGCATCCTTCCCTTTGATCAAGGCCAACCAAGCTCACTGGCATTCCACTCGTCGGGGAAATACTTGCTCGCCGGTGGTGGCATCGGGGGCAAATCCGGCACCACGGTGACCTGGGAGATCGAAAGCGGGAAGCCGATCCTCACCGCAGGCAAGGACTTCGATTCCGTGCTCGCCGCCTCGCTGCGTGGCGACCTTGGTGGTGTGGCACTGGGTGGACCGGGGAAACGGGTGAAGCTCTGGGACACAGGAAACGATCAGCAGCTCGTCTCGATCAAGAAGCATACAGACTGGGTGACGCAGCTCGCCTATTCTCCCGATGGAGTGCTGTTAGCCTCCGGTGGTCGCGGCGGCGGCATCTACGTCTGGGAGGCGCAGACGGGCAATGAATTTTATGAACTGCGCGGTCACAAGGCATCGATCACGGGTGTCGCCTGGCGCTCGGACTCCAACCTGCTCGCCACGGCATCGGAGGATGGTTCGGTCCTTGTCTGGTCGATGAAAAACGGCAAGCAGGTGAAAAAAATCACCGCACACAAGGGCGGCGTGTTAGCGCTCGATTGGAACCTGAACGGCGGTGGGTTTCTGGTCACCAGCGGCAGGGATAAAAAAGTCAAAATCTGGAAGCCCTCGTTCGCCCTCGCCAAGGAGCTGCCCGCCTTCAAATCCCTCCCCACCGAGGTCGCCATCAGCCAGGACGGCAAGCGGGTATTTGTCGCCACTCTCACCGGCGCCATCACCGTGTGGGATCCCGTCACGGCCAAACAGATCGGCAGCATCGCCGCCAATCCACCGAGCATCGCCCAGCGGATCAAGGGTATCCAAGGCCAGTTGGTCAGCCTGCCAATCCAGGTCAAAGAGCAGGCAGATGCCTTCCAACAAAGTGAATCCACGTGGAAATCGGCCAAGGAGCAGCTGGCCAAGACCGAGCAAGGGCATCGTGATGCAGTTGCCAAGTCGAAGCAGCTGCAGGCGCAGCGAAGCCAGCTCGACGGTCAGCTCAAGAAGATCTACGCCCAAGCCAAAGAGATGGGGAAAGTGCGCGACCAGCGACACAAAAATGTCCAGCAGGCCCGCAGCGAACTCAGCCAGCACAGCGCCGCGATCACCGCCATGCAGCGTGAGAAGCAACAAGCGGATCAGCAGTTGAAAAAACTCATCGGCGAAGAAAAGCGCCTCATCGACCAGCAACAGAAAGTGCAAAAACTCGCCGAGGCAAAACCGGACGACAGCGCGGCCCAACAAGCCGCCGCCGTGGCGAAGACCAAGCTTGAACAACATCGCCAAAAACTCGCCAGCCAGAAAAAAGCCAGCGATGAAAAAAGCACCGCCTTGGCCAAGCTGGTCGATCAGAAAAAAGGCCCCGGCAATCGTCTCGCCGAAGCCGACAAGCAGTGGCAGCAGGTTTCCAAACAATGGAATGACCTGCACGCCAAGCGCAAGGCCCTGCAAGAGCAGCGCACCGCCTTAAATGCACCGATCACTGAGACTCAGAAAAATCTGAAGTCCTTCGAGCAAGGCATCAAACCCGCTAAGGAGAAACTCGCCAAAGCCGAGGCCACGATGAAGCAACGCAAAGCGGCCTACGAATTGGCGAAGAAACAACTGAGCCGCCAACAACAGCAGCTGCACCACTGGCAAGCCGCCGCCATCAACACCGAGGCGATCGTGCTGAAGCAGGAAGCCGAAGCATTGAGGAACAAACAACACGCCAGCATGGATGATTTCACCGCCCTCGCCAAGGAAGTGGCCTCCATGCAAGATACGGCGAACTTGGACAAGGTCCGCCATCGTCTGCAGCAACTCCGCAGCCAGATCGATCAAACGGCCCCCCAAGCCCTCGCCAAACAACAGCAGGCCGCAGCCAAACGGCAGCAATACCAGCAGGCGGTGGAGGCTAAGATGCCGCCAAATGCGGGCAAAAAATAA
- a CDS encoding DUF1549 domain-containing protein, producing MNHPIWKNVCHSVVAALLTEAASAAPDFATEIQPILEQNCVSCHGADKQKGALRLDTRAGLLEGGDTDLAVDLKAPESSLLLKLVRHAPGHDDIMPPTEEKSKDGKVSGGPPLTEVQTKLLENWLVAGAPWPDGLQLQAKERSRREANLDQSDPNLTSIEVFPKQVSLETSADFHRLIVIGHYKDATTRDVTPSVDISAADAALVRIEGTTLFPQVDGETSVEISYRGKKATVQVVVKEAKKARPVSFRRDVMPVLTASGCNTGSCHGSARGQDGFNLSLFGYDPQGDHYRLTREMPGRRINLALPEDSLMLTKATEKVPHTGGKLFDESSAAYKVLHAWIKDGAHYDDGDIVLPTSIEVRPTQAVLKGAGQKLPLTVRAIYSDGSDRDVTSLTTYSTSNDNSVEIDARSGLLTSAKRGESFLMGRFQTFTEGMQTIVIPDQLSYSKPDLPAANYIDGHVYQKLHKLRVIPSDTCDDTVFVRRVYLDLIGRLPTPEDRATFLADEDPNKRAALVDRLIETKEFTEIWVMKWSELLQIRTFQNQVSYKAALLYHNWLRERIASNTPFNEIVRELLTSKGGTFSTPATNFFQVEQETLLLTENVAQVFMGTRIQCAQCHNHPFDRWTMEEYYRFAAFFAQVKRKKAEDPREQIIFDGGGQMKNPLTNQTAEPKFLGGEAPDTSGKSRRELVAQWLTEPENPWFARNVSNIIWAHFFGIGIVEPVDDVRISNPPSNPELMDDLAKHFVDYNFDFKRLVRDICTSQTYQRSTRVNESNATDTRNFSHARVRRLRAEVLLDVVSQVTSTPNKFKGLPKGARAVQIADGNTSTYFLKTFGRATRETVCSCEVKMEPSLSQALHLLNGDTTHNRIRSGQRVVNMLKEKKTPEEIIRHLYLTCLSRPPTDAEMAKLQNYLKDANDFQSKREVLEDIFWALLNSKEFIFNH from the coding sequence ATGAACCATCCTATTTGGAAAAATGTCTGCCACAGTGTGGTGGCGGCATTGCTCACCGAAGCCGCCTCCGCAGCTCCGGATTTCGCCACGGAGATTCAGCCGATTTTGGAACAGAACTGTGTCAGCTGTCATGGAGCGGATAAGCAGAAGGGCGCGCTCCGACTCGATACCCGTGCCGGATTGTTAGAAGGTGGCGACACCGATCTGGCAGTGGACTTGAAAGCTCCCGAAAGCAGCCTGCTGCTCAAGCTGGTTCGCCATGCGCCGGGGCACGACGACATCATGCCGCCGACCGAGGAGAAAAGCAAAGACGGCAAGGTAAGCGGCGGGCCACCACTCACGGAGGTGCAAACCAAGCTACTGGAAAACTGGCTCGTAGCCGGCGCTCCCTGGCCGGATGGATTGCAGTTGCAGGCGAAGGAACGCAGTCGGCGCGAAGCGAATCTCGATCAGTCGGACCCGAATCTCACCTCCATCGAAGTCTTTCCGAAGCAGGTTTCCCTGGAGACCAGCGCGGACTTCCATCGTCTGATTGTCATCGGGCACTACAAGGATGCCACCACGCGCGATGTCACGCCATCGGTGGATATCAGCGCTGCCGATGCGGCATTGGTCCGCATTGAAGGCACCACTCTCTTTCCCCAAGTGGACGGTGAGACATCGGTGGAAATCAGCTACCGTGGAAAAAAAGCGACGGTTCAGGTGGTGGTGAAAGAGGCGAAAAAAGCCAGGCCGGTGAGTTTTCGGCGCGATGTCATGCCGGTGCTAACAGCTTCGGGCTGCAACACCGGATCATGCCACGGGTCGGCACGGGGGCAGGATGGATTTAATCTGTCACTTTTCGGTTACGACCCCCAAGGCGACCACTACCGACTGACACGAGAAATGCCGGGTCGCCGAATCAATCTCGCGCTGCCCGAGGACAGCCTGATGCTGACCAAAGCGACCGAAAAAGTGCCGCACACCGGCGGCAAACTGTTCGATGAATCCAGCGCCGCGTATAAGGTCCTGCACGCCTGGATCAAAGACGGGGCGCATTATGACGATGGCGATATCGTGCTGCCGACCTCCATCGAAGTCCGCCCGACGCAGGCGGTGCTAAAGGGTGCCGGGCAAAAACTTCCGCTCACGGTGAGGGCGATTTATTCCGACGGCAGCGACCGCGATGTCACCAGCCTGACGACCTACAGCACCAGCAACGACAACTCGGTGGAAATCGACGCCCGCAGCGGATTGCTGACCTCCGCCAAACGAGGTGAGTCGTTTTTGATGGGACGTTTCCAAACCTTCACCGAGGGCATGCAAACCATCGTCATCCCGGATCAGCTGAGCTACAGCAAGCCGGACTTGCCGGCGGCGAATTACATCGATGGTCACGTCTATCAGAAGCTGCACAAACTGCGCGTGATCCCATCGGATACCTGCGATGACACCGTCTTCGTCCGGCGGGTTTATCTCGACCTCATTGGTAGGCTCCCAACGCCCGAAGACCGTGCCACTTTTCTAGCCGACGAGGATCCCAACAAACGTGCCGCACTCGTGGATCGATTGATCGAGACCAAGGAGTTCACCGAGATTTGGGTGATGAAATGGTCGGAGCTGCTGCAGATCAGAACCTTCCAGAATCAGGTCAGCTATAAGGCGGCGCTGCTCTATCATAACTGGCTGCGCGAGCGCATTGCATCGAACACTCCCTTCAACGAAATCGTGCGCGAGCTACTGACTTCCAAAGGGGGCACGTTCTCGACACCTGCCACGAATTTTTTCCAAGTGGAGCAGGAAACGCTCCTGCTAACAGAAAATGTCGCCCAGGTCTTCATGGGCACCCGCATCCAGTGCGCCCAGTGTCACAACCATCCCTTCGATCGCTGGACGATGGAGGAATACTATCGCTTCGCCGCCTTCTTCGCGCAGGTGAAACGCAAGAAAGCGGAAGACCCGCGCGAGCAGATCATCTTCGATGGCGGCGGCCAGATGAAGAACCCGCTCACCAATCAAACCGCCGAGCCCAAGTTCCTCGGCGGTGAGGCACCGGATACCTCTGGCAAGTCGCGCAGGGAACTGGTGGCGCAGTGGCTCACTGAGCCGGAGAACCCGTGGTTTGCCCGCAATGTCTCGAACATCATCTGGGCGCATTTCTTTGGCATCGGCATCGTCGAGCCGGTGGATGATGTGCGGATCTCGAACCCACCGTCGAACCCCGAGTTGATGGACGACCTGGCGAAACACTTTGTCGATTATAACTTCGATTTCAAACGTCTGGTCCGCGACATCTGCACATCGCAAACCTATCAGCGGTCGACCCGAGTGAACGAAAGTAACGCCACGGACACCCGCAACTTCTCCCACGCCCGCGTGCGCCGACTCCGCGCCGAGGTGCTGCTCGATGTCGTTTCCCAAGTCACCTCCACCCCGAACAAATTCAAAGGCCTGCCCAAAGGTGCCCGCGCGGTGCAGATCGCGGATGGCAATACCTCCACCTATTTCCTGAAAACCTTCGGTCGGGCTACTCGCGAAACCGTCTGCTCCTGCGAAGTTAAAATGGAACCCAGCCTGTCGCAGGCCTTGCACCTACTCAATGGCGACACCACCCACAACCGCATCCGCAGCGGGCAGCGCGTGGTGAACATGCTGAAGGAGAAAAAGACACCGGAGGAAATCATCCGGCATCTTTACCTGACCTGTTTGTCGCGACCACCCACCGATGCCGAAATGGCGAAGTTGCAAAACTACCTCAAGGACGCCAACGATTTTCAAAGCAAACGCGAAGTGCTCGAGGACATTTTCTGGGCGCTTCTGAACTCCAAAGAATTCATCTTCAACCACTAG
- a CDS encoding PPC domain-containing protein: protein MIRAALKTLAFLCVSTLSAQAFTPVLNAVLPRGGQRGQEVVVNLHGDRMESPEEIIFLKPGISVTSLTSVNAKQVKAALKISPEAELGEYALRLRCRGGVSYMRTFWVGQFATTKEVEPNNDFGKPQTVPWNTTVAGVAELEDVDYYQVQAKKGQRISVEVEGMRLGGVFFDPYVAILDGKRFELATSDDAPLLRQDAFASIIAPADGNYTILVRESSYEGNNRCRYRLHIGGFTRPSAIYPPAAKPGVATTFTMIGDPAGDYQVTASVTGEEAALFPIFAQKDGLQAPSPNSVLVSSLPFANEKEPNNGSKEVGPTLAAPCAFHGIIQRKNDVDWFRFSAKKGQNLRIQVKARSLRSPLDSVLILRDAKGKQISRNDDQGQLDSIIDFKPSADGDYFLNVRDQLGNGGPAYVYRVEINHRKAALSATLPVAARNNSQLRKAIVIPRGNRYATVVNVARRNTGCECVLEADSLPPGVTMSAGKVPKGVTSFLAFFEAKVDAPLSGGLHHFTIRDANPESRVKGDLNEVVHHIEINNTGTFHSTKDRRVTVAVCEQAPFQVRLKHPPVPIVKNGTAKLYVSLVRDKGFDAPVNVVLPWKPAGVGSPTSITIAKGKTEGVYEINANGDAALGAHRICVTAEATTKSGPVMVASAPVTLQVSEPFLSVSMEMASTTPGQNTSLLCKLNHNRAFSGEAEVILHGLPHGVKTVPKKITAKTRELVFDLEVASDAPKGNHNTIFCQVLPKQGGHVIPHNIGQGGTLRINPPPPKPKGEKAAATTKKPATKKPLSRLEQLRQSKP, encoded by the coding sequence AATCATCTTTCTCAAACCGGGCATCAGCGTCACCAGCTTGACCTCGGTGAACGCGAAGCAGGTCAAGGCCGCGCTGAAAATCTCCCCGGAGGCCGAGCTGGGCGAGTATGCCCTGCGCTTGCGCTGTCGAGGCGGCGTGAGCTACATGCGCACTTTTTGGGTCGGCCAATTTGCCACGACCAAGGAGGTGGAGCCGAACAATGATTTTGGCAAACCTCAGACCGTGCCGTGGAACACCACGGTGGCCGGCGTGGCCGAGCTGGAGGATGTCGATTACTACCAGGTGCAGGCGAAAAAGGGTCAGCGCATCTCGGTGGAAGTCGAGGGCATGCGACTCGGTGGCGTGTTCTTCGATCCCTACGTCGCCATCCTCGATGGCAAACGCTTCGAACTCGCCACTTCCGATGATGCGCCGCTACTGCGTCAGGACGCCTTTGCCTCGATCATCGCACCCGCTGATGGGAACTATACAATTCTTGTTAGGGAGTCGTCTTACGAAGGAAACAACCGCTGTCGTTACCGCCTGCACATCGGAGGCTTCACCCGTCCGTCCGCGATCTACCCACCTGCCGCCAAGCCGGGAGTGGCCACCACCTTCACCATGATTGGCGATCCGGCTGGAGATTATCAGGTGACCGCCAGCGTCACGGGCGAGGAAGCTGCGTTGTTCCCCATCTTTGCCCAAAAAGACGGCTTGCAGGCGCCCTCGCCAAACTCGGTGCTGGTGAGTTCACTGCCATTTGCCAACGAAAAAGAACCTAACAACGGCTCCAAGGAAGTCGGCCCGACCCTAGCCGCTCCTTGTGCCTTTCATGGAATCATTCAGCGGAAAAACGATGTCGACTGGTTCCGCTTCAGTGCCAAAAAAGGGCAGAATCTTCGCATTCAGGTGAAGGCGCGAAGCCTACGGTCACCGCTCGATAGCGTGCTGATTCTGCGCGATGCCAAAGGGAAGCAGATCAGTCGGAATGACGACCAGGGGCAGCTGGATAGCATCATCGATTTCAAACCGAGCGCAGATGGCGACTATTTTCTCAACGTCCGCGATCAGCTGGGCAATGGTGGGCCTGCTTACGTTTACCGGGTGGAAATCAACCATCGGAAGGCAGCGCTGTCGGCCACCTTACCTGTCGCCGCGAGAAACAACAGCCAGCTGCGCAAAGCCATCGTCATACCCCGGGGGAATCGCTACGCCACGGTGGTCAATGTCGCGCGTAGGAATACCGGCTGCGAGTGTGTGTTAGAGGCCGACTCCCTACCGCCCGGTGTCACCATGAGTGCCGGCAAGGTGCCCAAGGGGGTGACCTCTTTCCTCGCATTCTTCGAAGCCAAGGTAGACGCGCCCCTATCCGGAGGGCTGCATCATTTCACCATCCGTGACGCCAACCCTGAGAGTCGGGTCAAAGGCGACTTGAACGAGGTGGTGCATCACATCGAGATCAACAACACCGGCACCTTTCACAGCACCAAAGACCGTCGGGTGACCGTTGCCGTCTGCGAGCAGGCGCCGTTTCAAGTGCGGTTGAAACATCCACCCGTCCCGATCGTGAAGAATGGCACCGCGAAGTTATATGTCTCGCTTGTGCGCGACAAAGGCTTCGATGCTCCGGTGAATGTGGTGCTGCCGTGGAAGCCGGCGGGGGTCGGATCACCAACGTCGATCACCATTGCCAAGGGCAAGACCGAGGGCGTCTATGAGATCAATGCCAATGGCGATGCGGCGCTGGGTGCACACCGGATTTGTGTCACGGCCGAGGCCACCACCAAGTCCGGCCCGGTGATGGTTGCCTCGGCTCCGGTCACCCTGCAAGTTTCCGAACCCTTCCTCAGTGTAAGCATGGAAATGGCGTCGACCACTCCCGGTCAGAACACTTCGCTGCTCTGCAAACTAAATCACAACCGAGCATTCAGTGGTGAGGCTGAAGTGATTCTGCACGGCCTGCCACACGGGGTGAAAACCGTGCCGAAAAAGATCACCGCCAAGACCCGGGAGCTGGTTTTCGATCTCGAAGTCGCGTCCGACGCCCCCAAGGGAAATCACAACACGATCTTCTGCCAGGTGCTGCCAAAGCAAGGCGGTCACGTCATCCCTCACAACATTGGCCAGGGCGGCACGCTGAGAATCAATCCGCCACCGCCAAAACCCAAGGGCGAAAAAGCAGCTGCCACGACGAAAAAACCTGCCACCAAAAAGCCGCTGTCACGCCTGGAACAACTCCGCCAAAGCAAGCCATGA